TATGATGAACCCAACTAATTCATTACCACTTTACAGTGATGGTGTGAGCTTAAATGAGCAAGAGCTTATTGCTTGTCAAAGCTTATCCCGCGCCATACCCGATCGCAAATCGCGGGCGAAAGCAGCATTGTCTGGTCACCGAAGCAGCCAAATAAAAGGCCGCGGTATGGAGTTTGCTGAAGTACGTCATTACCAAAATGGAGATGACGTTCGTACTATAGACTGGCGAGTCACTGCACGAACAGGTGTTGCACATACTAAGTTGTTTGTTGAAGAACGCGAACGCCCTATCCTGCTATTGATAGACTTGAGCCACAGCTTATACTTTGGCTCCCAGCTACTATTACAATCGGTACAAGTGGCTCATTTAGCCACAACGTTAGGTTGGAATGCCATTAACCATGGCGATAGACTCGGGGCATTAATTGCCAGTGAAAGTACTCACTTAGAGCTAAAGCCACGTAGTCGCCGCCAAGGTATTTTACAGTTAACCTCAGGGTTAATTGATGTCCATCAACAGCAATTAAACCAAATAAATCAATTAACACCCGATCCCGGCCATATGTTTAAAGCCTGCCAACGGCTACAGCGCATTGCTAAGCCTGGGTCACTTATTTGGATTATTACTGACGGCCAACATATCAACCAGCAATGTTTAGCGCCTTTAACAGAGTTGTCGCGTCACTGTGATATTGGTGCCTTTGTGGTAACCGATCCATTAAGGCAGGGAACCTTAGCGTTACCCAAACAATTTTCTTTACCCGTACGAGATGGCCAACAACAGCTGACCCTAACACGTCAAAGTTATGAAGCCTGGTTAAGTACTCAGCAACAGCAGTTACAGCAATTCGTCTCATTAATGAATATGATAAAAGTACAACCTAAATTCATCGATGCCGCTAAACCGCTCAGTGCACAATTGGATATTTTACGTTAAATGACCACTGCTAACTTACCAACACAGCCATTGCCGATTGATGCCAAAGCCTCCGCTTTAGCGCAAATGCAAGATATTGTATTACCAGAGCCAATCAGTGCAGTGCCTATCGCACCTGGATATTGGATAATTGCAGCAATATTAATAACCTTAGCAATCTGGTTAGTTAAGCGTTTATATAAACAACATCAATATCATGCACCACGAAAAATAGCGCTGACGTTACTAGATAGCTATGATATTGAAGATGATACCTTTGCAGCACAGGTTAACAGCTTACTCAAACGCACCGCACTTACCTATTTACCGCGTGAACACCTCGCTAAACTCAACGGTCAGCCTTGGTTTGATTGGTTAGATACTCGCCTCGCCTCTGGCCAGCAACATAAAATTGGTCAACTATTAATTAAGCGACATCAAGCAAGTGGTTTAGATCAAACCGAAAAAGCTCAATTAAAATCTTTAGCGAAAGCCTGGCTAAGCAATAAACGTCCTTTTAGTGATACAACGTTATCATCCAATAATTCATATCTGGAGGCCAAATGCTAGCATTTTATTGGCCATGGTTATTAATCTTACTGCCGCTTCCGTTGTTGATAAAACGCATCAACATACATAATGTCGGCGGACATCTACAGCTACCCGGCATCGCTACAACGGTTACAGTGTCCAGCTCAGTAAACCGAAAAAGCAGCAGAAAACGTTACTGGCTAATGTGGATATTGTTGTTGTTAGCAATCGCTCGACCACAGTGGCTTGGCGATCCCATAGAATTACCGGCAAAAGGCCGTGATTTAATGATTGCGGTGGATTTATCCGGCAGTATGCAAATTGAAGACATGGTCATAAATGGACAAACTGTTAACAGGTTTACCCTAATACAACATGTACTTAGTGACTTTATCGAACGTCGTAAAGGTGACAGACTCGGACTTATTTTATTTGCTGATCATGCTTATTTACAAGCCCCACTCACCTTAGACCGCCGCTCTGTTGCTACATTTTTAGATGATGCTCAGATAGGGTTAGTCGGCAAGCAAACCGCTATCGGTGAAGCCATTGCACTTGCGGTTAAGCGCTTTGATAAAGTTGACGAAAGTAATCGAGTGCTCATTCTGTTAACGGATGGCTCTAATAATGCAGGTAATATTGAACCAGAAGTCGCCGCACAAATTGCCGCGAAACGTAACATCACTATTTATACTATCGGGGTTGGCGCTGAAATATTAGAACGCCGAACTATTTTTGGAAAAGAGCGCATTAATCCATCAATGGACTTAGACGAAGGCCAACTCAAAAAATTAGCTGCCATGACTAAGGGGCGTTATTTTAGAGCCCGAAACAGTGAAGAGTTAGCCAGCATTTATCAAGAAATAGACAAGTTAGAACCGGTGAGTCGTGATCAATTGAGTTATCGTCCCAAAAGTGAGTTATTTTATTGGCCGTTATTAATGTCATTACTGATTAGTTTTTTAATCAGTTTGCAGCAACAATGGCCTGCCCAGTTATTGGCTAAAACCAACCAGACTAAAACTAACCAAACCAAAGAGGCGAATCAATAATGATCCATTTCATTCGCCCTGAATGGCTATTAGGGTTCATCCCGGTATTAATATTAAGTGCATTATTTTGGCGTAAACATAGCCAGCAATCAGCATGGAAACAATATATCGCCCCACATTTAAGTCAGTTACTAATCAGCCAAACGGTTGAGAAAAGTCATCAGCCCAAATGGCTATTAATTGCCAGTTGGATAGTCGCCGTGATTGCGCTTTCAGGGCCGGCATTAAATAAACAAAATCTGCCAGTATTTGCAACCGAACAAGGTCGAGTGCTCATTATGGATATGTCTCAGTCCATGTATGCCACCGACTTAAGTCCAAATCGCTTGTCCTACGCTAAATTTAGAGCGACCGACTTATTAAATGAATTAAAAGAAGGCGAAACAGGGTTGATTGCCTATGCTGGTGATGCTTATACCATTAGCCCGTTAACCCGCGACCGTGACACTATTTTAAACTTACTGCCAACATTATCACCCGATATTATGCCCACTAAAGGATCTAACTTAACAGCGGCGTTATCTCTAGCAGAAAAACTATTGGCTCAAGGTGGTCATGTCAGTGGCGATATTATTGTCATGACCGATGGCATTTCTGCACAACAATTTAATCAAGCAAGCAGCGCACTTAACAGCCGTTATCGTTTATCGATCATGGCTTTTGGCAGTAAACAAGGTGCACCCATTCGTTTAGCTGATGGTCAATTATTACGTGATAATAGTAATGAAATCGTTGTCGCTAAAACCGATTACGGTCTATTGCAGAAACTTGTCCAACAACACCAAGGGATCCTTGTGCCAGCTCAAACAGATGGTAGCGATATCTCCACCCTCACCCACTGGCTGGCAACTGATGGCAAGGCAACCGAAACGGATCTTGCAGGCGAAACTTGGCAAGATCTGGGTCCATATTTAGCTATGTTATTAATCATCCCGATGTTAATGAGTTTTAGGCAAGGATTCTTAACCCTCATGCTTAGCCCTAGCTTGCTATTCGCTACGGCAATGACATTTAGTCTAGCCAACAGTCAACCAGCACAAGCCTCTGTGTGGCAGGACTTATGGAAAACTAAAGACCAACAAGCACAGTCTGCATTTGAACAAGGTGAATTTACCCAAGCAGCGGAAACATTCGAAAACCAACAATGGCAAGCCTCTGCGCAATACAAAGCCGGTAATTATCAACAAGCGCTAGAAGGCTATGAACAAGACAGCAGCGCCCAAGGTTTATATAACCAAGGGAATGCCCTAATGCAGCTTAAAGATTATCAAGAGGCCATTAAGCGTTATCAACAAGCTATTGCGGCTCAATCACCGTTTACTGAAGCAAAACAGAATTTGACCTTAGCCCAGCAATTGCTTGAACAACAAAAAGAGTCATCAGATCAGCAATCTGATAAATCAGAGCAAGATCCATCTAACTCAAATGATGACAACTCAACATCAGAACAATCTTCTGATAACAATGAATCTCAACAAGCAGATTCCGACGAATCACAGTCTGGTGAACAGGAAAACCAACAAGGTCAACAAGACCAATCTGGCCAACAAAACCAACAACAGAACGCTGAAAACCAATCTGACAATAAAAATGATCGTTCATCTGATAATAATAAACCACAATCACAAAGTGATCAGCCATCAGACCGTGATGAACAACAAGATGATAAACAATCCGAATCGTCACAAAACGAAGCACAACAGCAAAATGGTCAGCAACAAAATGGTTCGGATCAACAATCATCAACCTCTGAAGATAACAACACTTCACAGCAAGATGATTCAACGCAAGATTCTCCAGCTAGTAACGAATCTAGCATGCAGGCCAGTGCGACTAAAAATGGAGACCAACAAGATGATGGCAACCAAAAAATGGGGACTGCACAGTCTTCAACAAAGCCAAGTGCAGAAGACATAAAAGATGGCAAACCATCAGAAATGATCTCGGCTTCACAAATTAATCAAGATGATTTGCCTGCAGATATGCAACGTGCCCTTCGCGCCATAAACGAAGATCCACAAGTGTTAATCCGCAATAAAATGCAGCTTGAATATCAAAAACGTCGTCAAAATAGTCAACCGCCTAAGGAAAATGAACAGTGGTAATCAGAACTTTTTTTAGCCTATTGCTATTCATCATTGCTGCACCGGTATTTGCACTTAGCCAAGTACAAGCAACCATAGACCGAAATCCAATTGTTACAGGCGAGTATTTCGTACTCGATATTATTGCCGATGATGATCTAAATGCGGGGGCATTAGATACCTCAGTATTGCTCGATGACTTTATTGTTGGAAGAACTAGCGTTGGCCGCAGCACTAAAATGGTTAACTTTGACACCACCAAAGAAACTCGCTGGCAGGTATTATTGTCACCTAAGTCAGTGGGCAATGTCACCATACCGGCGTTTAACATCAAAGGAATTAGCTCAAACCCAATTACCTTAAAAGTTATTCCACAAGGTTCAACTGCCGACGAAGTACAAAACGTATTTATTAACATCAACACTAGTGCCTCAGAAGCTTATGTCGGCCAATTAATCACTTATAAAGTAAAACTATACCTTGCAGTAGAATTACAACGAGGAGTATTAAGTGCTCCCGTTATTGAAGGCGCGCAAATCAAGCAAATAGGCGAAGACAAAGATGGCAGTGAGATCATTGATGGCCGTCGCTTTAGAGTAATTGAACGCACTTACGGTATTATTGCCGATCTGCCAGGGGAGTTAGTTATCAATGGCGCCAGTTTCTCAGGCGATGTACTTGTTGAAGCCCCTAGACGCGGAGGTATGTTTGGCTTTAATGAAAGTCGGCCAATGCAAACAGAAGCGGAAAGAGAAGTCATTCAAATCAATTCAACACCGCCAAGTTACCAAGGAAAATGGTTAGTCAGCGATATTGCGGTATTAAAAGAGACGTGGCCGGACGATATCAGCGAATT
The nucleotide sequence above comes from Shewanella sp. Arc9-LZ. Encoded proteins:
- a CDS encoding DUF58 domain-containing protein — encoded protein: MMNPTNSLPLYSDGVSLNEQELIACQSLSRAIPDRKSRAKAALSGHRSSQIKGRGMEFAEVRHYQNGDDVRTIDWRVTARTGVAHTKLFVEERERPILLLIDLSHSLYFGSQLLLQSVQVAHLATTLGWNAINHGDRLGALIASESTHLELKPRSRRQGILQLTSGLIDVHQQQLNQINQLTPDPGHMFKACQRLQRIAKPGSLIWIITDGQHINQQCLAPLTELSRHCDIGAFVVTDPLRQGTLALPKQFSLPVRDGQQQLTLTRQSYEAWLSTQQQQLQQFVSLMNMIKVQPKFIDAAKPLSAQLDILR
- a CDS encoding DUF4381 domain-containing protein — its product is MTTANLPTQPLPIDAKASALAQMQDIVLPEPISAVPIAPGYWIIAAILITLAIWLVKRLYKQHQYHAPRKIALTLLDSYDIEDDTFAAQVNSLLKRTALTYLPREHLAKLNGQPWFDWLDTRLASGQQHKIGQLLIKRHQASGLDQTEKAQLKSLAKAWLSNKRPFSDTTLSSNNSYLEAKC
- a CDS encoding VWA domain-containing protein, translated to MLAFYWPWLLILLPLPLLIKRINIHNVGGHLQLPGIATTVTVSSSVNRKSSRKRYWLMWILLLLAIARPQWLGDPIELPAKGRDLMIAVDLSGSMQIEDMVINGQTVNRFTLIQHVLSDFIERRKGDRLGLILFADHAYLQAPLTLDRRSVATFLDDAQIGLVGKQTAIGEAIALAVKRFDKVDESNRVLILLTDGSNNAGNIEPEVAAQIAAKRNITIYTIGVGAEILERRTIFGKERINPSMDLDEGQLKKLAAMTKGRYFRARNSEELASIYQEIDKLEPVSRDQLSYRPKSELFYWPLLMSLLISFLISLQQQWPAQLLAKTNQTKTNQTKEANQ
- a CDS encoding VWA domain-containing protein, translating into MIHFIRPEWLLGFIPVLILSALFWRKHSQQSAWKQYIAPHLSQLLISQTVEKSHQPKWLLIASWIVAVIALSGPALNKQNLPVFATEQGRVLIMDMSQSMYATDLSPNRLSYAKFRATDLLNELKEGETGLIAYAGDAYTISPLTRDRDTILNLLPTLSPDIMPTKGSNLTAALSLAEKLLAQGGHVSGDIIVMTDGISAQQFNQASSALNSRYRLSIMAFGSKQGAPIRLADGQLLRDNSNEIVVAKTDYGLLQKLVQQHQGILVPAQTDGSDISTLTHWLATDGKATETDLAGETWQDLGPYLAMLLIIPMLMSFRQGFLTLMLSPSLLFATAMTFSLANSQPAQASVWQDLWKTKDQQAQSAFEQGEFTQAAETFENQQWQASAQYKAGNYQQALEGYEQDSSAQGLYNQGNALMQLKDYQEAIKRYQQAIAAQSPFTEAKQNLTLAQQLLEQQKESSDQQSDKSEQDPSNSNDDNSTSEQSSDNNESQQADSDESQSGEQENQQGQQDQSGQQNQQQNAENQSDNKNDRSSDNNKPQSQSDQPSDRDEQQDDKQSESSQNEAQQQNGQQQNGSDQQSSTSEDNNTSQQDDSTQDSPASNESSMQASATKNGDQQDDGNQKMGTAQSSTKPSAEDIKDGKPSEMISASQINQDDLPADMQRALRAINEDPQVLIRNKMQLEYQKRRQNSQPPKENEQW
- a CDS encoding BatD family protein — its product is MVIRTFFSLLLFIIAAPVFALSQVQATIDRNPIVTGEYFVLDIIADDDLNAGALDTSVLLDDFIVGRTSVGRSTKMVNFDTTKETRWQVLLSPKSVGNVTIPAFNIKGISSNPITLKVIPQGSTADEVQNVFININTSASEAYVGQLITYKVKLYLAVELQRGVLSAPVIEGAQIKQIGEDKDGSEIIDGRRFRVIERTYGIIADLPGELVINGASFSGDVLVEAPRRGGMFGFNESRPMQTEAEREVIQINSTPPSYQGKWLVSDIAVLKETWPDDISEFEVGSPITRTISLIASNTDDTSLPDIDIPLADGLKAYPEKPLRQTFVRDNQVVSQYSITTAIVPTKPGTYTLPEINVPWWNPHLKKQQFATLPARTINVIGSTTATTDIPPADSFSAVQASGYWPLLSAVLAVLWLITLVLWRKAASVNRTLPQFNQDNKNLKIPRKTATTGLNAIIHACDRNDSSAAIIAVQAYFSERLGKLMTLTQISGLSEQLALAMNKLQADKYSNKPQAIDKKSLMDAILAYQQPPLANKKSIIAELNP